One part of the Streptomyces nigra genome encodes these proteins:
- the fxsT gene encoding FxSxx-COOH system tetratricopeptide repeat protein: protein MEGSEGRPWLFVSHAGADLAWAEWVAWQLQDAGYDVELDSWHWGAGDNVVVRMDEALAERRLVALFSAAYFDRRRWTTEEWTAVIAGRDRLVPVRLDDSAAPPMVRALKAPALYGMEEEAARQALLAAVAGPVGAPDVRPPFPGDDERRSRSRSTGPRLPGSLPRVWNVPARNPGLVGRDELLVDLRGRLASGPAAVPVALHGQAAVGKSQVAVEYAHRFCGDYELVWWVRAEDPALIPDQLARLAVAIGAADATTSTQDAVPALAAELRSRTRWLIVFDSAEDPDAVAASLPSGAGHVLITSRSSRRHEFATPVPVGVLARRDSVSLLRARTPWLTATDADRLAAALDDWPLALVQAAEVLATTSVRDYLEQLADRAGEVTDAGKPLDYPRTLAAQIRLSTRRLRVQDPQAVQVLHACALLAPEPFTLPVLEGRQRPGASSFIGQVLVDRTARNRVLTALQRHGLARVEGGALHLNRLTQAVIAAQLTVPERAAAARHASLLLAAAFPGRAQDPAAWPGWPDPLPHLLAIAPGDLVTDAARLAACEACQYLVDRGSATAVLPRLESLHRTWTAELGADHAATRRATACLARAAAAVADHHRSLSLHRGLLDRQRQELGADHPEVLRTAANLAADLMDLGQTDEALVLAQGTLHRYRQVVGEEHPETLAVASTVAVCLAGLGRVEEGLALAQDIVSRQRRALGEDHPDTLSTASNMATDLAELGRLAEACELAEDTLLRRRRVLGDDHPETLDTASNLAATLAGLGRIDEAVRIARDTSERRRRVLGEDHPDTRLSVALLNALGVTDRA, encoded by the coding sequence ATGGAGGGATCCGAGGGCAGGCCCTGGTTGTTCGTCAGCCATGCGGGGGCCGATCTGGCGTGGGCCGAGTGGGTGGCCTGGCAGTTGCAGGACGCCGGGTACGACGTCGAGCTGGACTCCTGGCACTGGGGTGCCGGGGACAACGTCGTCGTGCGGATGGACGAGGCCCTCGCTGAGCGTCGACTGGTGGCGTTGTTCTCGGCCGCCTACTTCGACCGCCGCAGATGGACGACGGAGGAGTGGACGGCGGTGATCGCCGGCCGGGATCGGCTCGTCCCGGTCCGCCTCGACGACTCGGCGGCGCCACCCATGGTGCGAGCGCTCAAGGCTCCGGCGCTGTACGGGATGGAGGAGGAGGCGGCCCGGCAAGCGCTGTTGGCCGCGGTCGCCGGGCCCGTTGGGGCACCCGACGTACGACCGCCGTTTCCGGGCGACGATGAACGCCGTAGCCGCTCGCGGTCGACGGGGCCCCGGCTGCCGGGGTCACTGCCCCGGGTGTGGAACGTACCGGCGCGCAATCCCGGACTTGTCGGCCGTGACGAACTCCTTGTCGACCTTCGCGGCCGGCTGGCGAGCGGGCCAGCGGCCGTGCCGGTCGCTCTGCACGGGCAGGCGGCGGTGGGCAAGAGCCAGGTGGCCGTCGAGTACGCGCACCGCTTCTGCGGCGACTACGAGCTGGTGTGGTGGGTGCGGGCGGAGGACCCCGCACTCATCCCTGACCAGCTCGCTCGGCTGGCCGTCGCCATCGGCGCCGCTGACGCGACCACATCCACCCAGGACGCCGTACCCGCGCTGGCGGCGGAGCTGCGGTCGCGGACGCGCTGGCTGATCGTGTTCGACAGCGCCGAGGACCCCGATGCGGTGGCCGCCTCTCTGCCGTCCGGAGCGGGACACGTCCTGATCACCTCGCGCAGCTCGCGCCGGCACGAGTTCGCCACCCCTGTCCCTGTCGGCGTACTGGCCCGCAGGGACTCGGTCTCGCTCCTCCGGGCCCGCACGCCATGGCTGACGGCCACAGACGCGGACCGGCTCGCGGCGGCACTGGACGACTGGCCCCTCGCCCTGGTGCAGGCAGCCGAGGTCCTGGCCACGACGAGCGTGCGGGATTATCTGGAGCAACTCGCCGACAGGGCCGGTGAGGTGACCGACGCGGGCAAACCGCTCGACTACCCCCGGACGCTGGCCGCACAGATACGGCTCAGCACGCGACGTCTGCGCGTGCAGGATCCCCAGGCCGTCCAGGTGCTCCACGCCTGCGCGTTGCTCGCTCCGGAGCCGTTCACCCTGCCGGTCCTGGAAGGCCGCCAGCGCCCTGGCGCCTCGTCGTTCATCGGTCAGGTCCTGGTCGACCGGACCGCGCGGAACCGCGTACTGACAGCGCTCCAGCGACACGGGCTGGCGCGCGTGGAAGGCGGCGCCCTTCATCTGAACCGGCTCACCCAGGCCGTCATAGCCGCCCAGCTCACCGTCCCGGAGCGTGCCGCCGCCGCTCGCCACGCCAGCCTGCTGCTCGCCGCCGCGTTCCCAGGCCGTGCCCAGGATCCGGCCGCGTGGCCCGGCTGGCCCGATCCGCTCCCGCATCTGCTCGCCATCGCGCCCGGCGATCTGGTCACGGACGCCGCACGGCTGGCCGCCTGCGAGGCCTGCCAGTACCTGGTCGACCGCGGCAGTGCCACGGCCGTACTCCCCCGGCTCGAGAGCCTGCACCGCACCTGGACCGCGGAGTTGGGCGCGGATCATGCCGCCACCCGGCGCGCCACCGCCTGCCTGGCCCGGGCCGCCGCTGCCGTCGCCGATCATCACCGCTCCCTCTCCCTCCACCGCGGCCTCCTCGACCGGCAACGACAGGAACTCGGCGCAGACCATCCCGAGGTGTTGCGTACCGCCGCGAACCTGGCCGCCGACCTGATGGATCTCGGACAGACCGACGAGGCACTGGTTCTGGCCCAGGGCACGCTCCATCGATACCGGCAGGTCGTGGGCGAGGAGCACCCCGAGACGCTCGCCGTCGCATCCACCGTGGCGGTCTGTCTCGCCGGGCTGGGACGCGTGGAGGAGGGCCTGGCCCTCGCCCAGGACATCGTGAGCCGGCAGCGGCGGGCCCTCGGCGAGGACCACCCCGACACGCTGTCCACCGCCTCCAACATGGCGACCGACCTGGCGGAGTTGGGGCGTCTGGCCGAGGCGTGCGAGCTGGCCGAGGACACCCTGCTCCGCCGACGGCGGGTCCTCGGCGACGACCATCCCGAGACTCTGGACACCGCGTCCAACCTGGCGGCGACCCTGGCGGGGCTGGGCCGGATCGACGAAGCCGTCCGCATCGCCCGCGACACCTCCGAACGCCGACGGCGTGTCCTCGGTGAGGACCACCCCGACACCCGCCTCAGCGTCGCCCTCCTGAACGCCCTCGGCGTCACCGATCGCGCCTGA
- a CDS encoding DUF389 domain-containing protein: MDELTRDLVLASGDTTSKRSAFWTMLTLAAIIAGGGVLTDSTATVIGAMIIAPLSTPIMGIALGSVLRRRTGSATVVLLAGLLVVALGMLMSLVLPSDYDLLSNSQIASRTSPDLMDLVAALATGLAGAVALARRDVASVLPGVAIAISLVPPLVVVGVCLGKLSGWLALGALALFVSNLFALVFAGMVVFAALGYAGDADKAAGRPTGRTSAAMALLFAVVLLPLAANTVATLLLNAWTGRAKDAAQEWLADEPGASVTSVDANSRTLHIHVRAPGRLPPVRSLLEELDGRIPQGIPIVVDATRGERIDAGKVGG; encoded by the coding sequence TTGGACGAACTGACCCGGGATCTGGTCCTCGCCTCGGGCGACACCACGTCCAAGAGGTCGGCGTTCTGGACGATGCTCACGCTGGCGGCGATCATCGCGGGCGGCGGGGTCCTCACGGACTCGACGGCGACCGTCATCGGCGCCATGATCATCGCCCCGTTGTCCACCCCGATCATGGGCATCGCCCTCGGGTCGGTGCTGCGCCGTCGCACCGGCTCGGCCACCGTCGTCCTCCTGGCGGGCCTCCTCGTCGTCGCGCTCGGGATGCTCATGTCACTCGTTCTCCCCAGCGACTACGACCTGCTGTCCAACAGTCAGATCGCCTCGCGGACCTCGCCCGACCTGATGGACCTGGTCGCCGCCCTCGCCACCGGTCTGGCCGGCGCGGTCGCGCTGGCCCGCCGGGACGTCGCCTCCGTCCTGCCCGGTGTCGCGATCGCCATCTCCCTCGTCCCGCCCCTGGTGGTCGTAGGGGTCTGCCTGGGGAAACTGTCGGGATGGCTGGCGCTGGGCGCGCTGGCCCTGTTCGTGTCGAACCTCTTCGCCCTCGTCTTCGCCGGCATGGTGGTCTTCGCCGCGCTCGGGTACGCCGGGGACGCGGACAAGGCGGCCGGGCGGCCCACGGGCAGGACGTCCGCCGCCATGGCCCTGCTGTTCGCCGTCGTCCTCCTCCCCCTGGCCGCCAACACCGTCGCCACGCTGTTGCTCAACGCCTGGACCGGCCGGGCCAAGGACGCCGCGCAGGAGTGGCTCGCCGACGAGCCGGGCGCCTCCGTCACCAGCGTCGACGCGAACTCCCGGACCCTGCACATCCATGTCCGTGCGCCCGGCCGACTGCCCCCGGTGCGGTCCCTCCTCGAGGAACTCGACGGACGGATCCCGCAAGGCATTCCCATCGTGGTGGACGCGACGCGGGGGGAGCGCATCGACGCCGGGAAGGTCGGTGGCTGA
- a CDS encoding YciI family protein: MEFFCYHRDRPASLSLRLDLAEEHWSYMDQYAKEMIARGPTFADDGETPTGSVHILDLADPAVARAFAFDEPNYQAGAYRDVLLRRWRNLLGRTMWDFPDVPGGWTGGNRYLVLGLGAGEPADLTVPPDRDVLIAYGPLLSDDGTGWLGTAALVQAPDPDTARAVLTSDRYADIEVHNWDFGGRPS, translated from the coding sequence ATGGAGTTCTTCTGCTACCACCGCGACCGGCCCGCCTCCCTGTCCCTGCGCCTCGACCTGGCGGAGGAGCACTGGTCCTACATGGACCAGTACGCGAAGGAGATGATCGCCCGGGGCCCGACGTTCGCCGACGACGGCGAGACACCCACCGGCAGCGTGCACATCCTCGACCTCGCCGATCCCGCCGTCGCCCGCGCCTTCGCCTTCGACGAGCCGAACTACCAGGCCGGTGCCTACCGGGACGTGCTGCTCCGCCGGTGGCGCAACCTGCTCGGGCGCACGATGTGGGACTTCCCCGACGTCCCCGGGGGATGGACCGGCGGCAACCGCTACCTGGTGCTCGGCCTCGGTGCTGGGGAGCCCGCCGACCTCACCGTGCCGCCGGACCGGGACGTGCTCATCGCCTACGGCCCGCTCCTGTCCGACGACGGCACCGGCTGGCTCGGCACCGCGGCCCTGGTCCAGGCGCCCGACCCGGACACGGCACGCGCCGTCCTGACCTCCGACCGCTATGCCGACATCGAGGTCCACAACTGGGACTTCGGCGGCCGCCCGTCGTAG
- a CDS encoding CGNR zinc finger domain-containing protein, whose amino-acid sequence MERWLALELASTIRHDGDGGVADDLASVEGVTRWVEAQADLLSGQVRIRKLSVNDDLRDEIVALRQAVRSLFARTVSPAPPSPADARRPMPVEEALAYLNSVAARESVVPQLDWPSDGAPAVRLVSAEGDPAVRLLAALARAAVDFLSGPHRDRLRACSAPRCVRYFVKSHGRQEWCKSSCGNRARAARHYQRQRRATDGGPAAS is encoded by the coding sequence ATGGAGCGCTGGCTGGCGCTGGAACTGGCGAGCACGATCCGGCACGACGGGGACGGTGGTGTCGCCGACGACCTCGCGTCGGTTGAAGGGGTGACTCGCTGGGTCGAGGCGCAGGCGGATCTGCTCTCCGGTCAGGTGCGCATTCGGAAGTTGTCCGTGAATGACGATCTGAGAGACGAGATCGTCGCTCTGCGGCAGGCGGTGCGGTCCCTCTTCGCCCGCACGGTCAGTCCCGCGCCGCCCAGTCCGGCGGACGCGCGGCGACCGATGCCGGTCGAGGAGGCGCTGGCGTACCTCAACTCCGTCGCGGCGCGTGAGTCGGTCGTACCTCAGTTGGACTGGCCGTCGGATGGTGCCCCCGCGGTCCGTCTGGTGTCGGCGGAGGGTGATCCGGCGGTCCGGCTTCTGGCGGCGCTGGCCCGTGCCGCCGTCGACTTTCTGAGCGGTCCGCATCGCGACCGTCTGCGGGCCTGCTCCGCGCCACGCTGTGTGCGGTACTTCGTCAAGTCCCATGGCCGGCAGGAGTGGTGCAAGTCATCGTGCGGCAACCGCGCCCGCGCCGCGCGCCACTACCAGCGACAGCGCCGGGCCACCGACGGCGGTCCGGCCGCCTCCTGA
- a CDS encoding metallophosphoesterase, with translation MSVLLAQISDLHLDGSERATERARRVMDYLRNLPHPVDALLVTGDIADHGAEAEYMEAAGLLTAPFPVLTCPGNHDVRPAYRKALLGEAPDESPINRIHHIAGTAILMCDSTIPGRDEGRLDAETLDWIAARLAELPPDTPALIAFHQPPVELHHPLPDSGRLEQPEKLAALLAAHPKVVAVLTGHAHTAAASTFADRPLIVGPGVTWTLRMPWEGDRPADRDQPPGLAFHVLGDDRRLTTHYRVVLRS, from the coding sequence ATGTCTGTACTGCTCGCCCAGATCAGTGACCTGCACCTGGACGGCAGCGAGAGGGCCACCGAACGCGCCCGCCGCGTCATGGACTATCTGCGGAACCTGCCGCACCCCGTGGACGCGCTCCTGGTCACCGGGGACATCGCCGACCACGGCGCGGAAGCCGAGTACATGGAGGCCGCCGGTCTGCTGACGGCCCCGTTCCCGGTGCTGACCTGCCCCGGCAACCACGACGTCCGTCCGGCCTACCGCAAGGCCCTCCTCGGAGAGGCACCCGACGAGAGCCCGATCAACCGGATCCACCACATCGCCGGGACCGCCATCCTGATGTGCGACTCCACCATCCCAGGCCGCGACGAGGGCCGTCTCGACGCCGAGACGCTCGACTGGATCGCCGCCCGCCTCGCCGAACTGCCGCCGGACACCCCGGCACTCATCGCCTTCCACCAGCCGCCCGTCGAACTGCACCACCCACTGCCCGACTCCGGCAGGCTCGAACAGCCCGAGAAACTCGCGGCCCTGCTCGCGGCACACCCGAAGGTCGTCGCCGTCCTGACCGGACACGCCCATACGGCGGCCGCGTCGACCTTCGCGGACCGGCCACTGATCGTCGGTCCGGGCGTCACCTGGACCCTGCGGATGCCCTGGGAGGGCGACCGCCCGGCCGACCGCGACCAGCCGCCCGGTCTGGCGTTCCACGTCCTCGGCGACGACCGGCGCCTGACCACCCACTACCGCGTCGTGCTCCGAAGCTGA
- the fxsT gene encoding FxSxx-COOH system tetratricopeptide repeat protein: MQVISAPSPETATRLRPIRSLPSRNQAFTGRTTLLERVAASMRDGGQDGPADEPGVVSLIGMGGIGKTQLALEYAHRHAQDYGLVWWVGADQLAAVMAGLTALASQLGLTAVQPSLLIRALWVELAARDDWLLVYDNLDDLGAMNDLLPPDGGKLLITGRDPRIGRIGTRIDVPEFERDESITLLSRRCPTLSPEDADRVAAAVGDLPLSVEQVGCFLDETGLETSDYLRLLESQPTESGLDDRTVSAHPGLVSVVATSRDRLVATAGPTAATLLDRLAFLAPEPIPLGSDPAVGPPRFGVQLGDTATAALAVRKIVTLGLARHADNSLQMHRLVHTLLRARLPQEEHGVIHHAAEELLATIALGDPDTPESWPEYGMIVPHVRELLSSAAALPGPQLDADGFRALVLKVQRYLYFSGQSRSAVDICRITRESWTERLGPDHPDTLNSGYNLASNLFELGEYAQAKEVDQDVWERRCRVLGMDHPDTIRSAHQLAADLCDLGDFAGARALDEQGWQHRSRLLGEDHPDTLQSAHYLGSDLYELGEREKARDINEEVWRRRQRVLGETHPDTLHSAHHLASDLCDLGELERARELELWVLEQRRRRLGEDHPDTLRSRHYLAITLHQMGDYTQARELNEEVWNRRRQLHGDDHPDTLRSAYSLGDDLAALGEHARARELHRDTLVRRRRVLGEGHPDTKRSAQALAEVPSAP; this comes from the coding sequence GTGCAGGTCATATCCGCTCCATCGCCCGAAACGGCCACCCGCTTACGGCCGATCCGCTCCCTGCCCTCCCGTAACCAGGCGTTCACCGGCCGGACCACTCTCCTCGAACGTGTCGCCGCCAGCATGCGGGACGGCGGTCAGGACGGCCCTGCCGACGAACCCGGAGTGGTGTCGCTCATCGGCATGGGCGGCATCGGCAAGACGCAGCTGGCCCTCGAGTACGCCCATCGTCATGCCCAGGACTACGGACTGGTGTGGTGGGTCGGCGCCGATCAGCTCGCCGCCGTCATGGCCGGCCTCACGGCCCTCGCCTCCCAGCTCGGACTCACCGCCGTCCAGCCGTCCCTCCTCATACGCGCCCTCTGGGTGGAACTGGCCGCCAGGGACGACTGGTTGCTGGTGTACGACAACCTCGACGATCTCGGCGCGATGAACGATCTCCTCCCTCCCGACGGAGGGAAGCTGCTCATCACCGGCCGCGATCCCCGTATCGGGCGCATCGGTACGCGCATCGACGTCCCCGAGTTCGAACGGGACGAGTCGATCACGCTGCTGTCCCGCCGGTGCCCCACCCTGTCCCCCGAGGACGCCGACCGCGTCGCGGCCGCCGTGGGGGATCTCCCCCTGTCGGTGGAGCAGGTCGGCTGCTTCCTCGACGAGACCGGGCTGGAGACGTCCGACTATCTCCGGCTCCTCGAGTCGCAGCCGACGGAGAGCGGCCTGGACGACCGTACGGTCTCGGCGCACCCCGGTCTGGTGTCGGTGGTGGCCACGAGTCGTGACCGGCTGGTGGCGACGGCCGGCCCGACAGCGGCCACCCTGCTCGACCGGCTCGCGTTCCTGGCGCCGGAGCCGATCCCGCTGGGCTCCGATCCCGCCGTCGGGCCGCCCCGGTTCGGAGTCCAGCTCGGTGACACGGCCACGGCCGCCCTCGCCGTCCGCAAGATCGTCACACTGGGCCTGGCCCGGCACGCCGACAACTCCCTGCAGATGCACCGCCTCGTCCACACGCTGCTCCGGGCGAGGCTGCCGCAGGAGGAGCACGGGGTGATCCATCACGCCGCCGAGGAGTTGCTCGCCACCATCGCCCTCGGCGACCCGGACACCCCGGAGTCCTGGCCCGAGTACGGCATGATCGTCCCGCATGTCCGGGAGCTGCTGTCGTCCGCCGCGGCCCTGCCCGGTCCGCAGCTGGACGCGGACGGGTTCCGTGCGCTGGTGCTGAAGGTGCAGCGCTATCTGTACTTCTCCGGCCAGTCGCGGTCCGCGGTCGACATCTGCCGGATCACCCGGGAGTCCTGGACGGAACGGCTCGGCCCGGACCACCCCGACACGCTCAACTCCGGCTACAACCTCGCGTCCAACCTCTTCGAACTCGGTGAGTACGCGCAGGCGAAGGAGGTCGACCAGGACGTCTGGGAAAGACGGTGCCGGGTTCTCGGGATGGATCATCCGGACACCATCCGGTCGGCGCACCAGCTCGCGGCCGACCTCTGCGACCTGGGCGACTTCGCCGGGGCACGGGCCCTGGACGAGCAGGGGTGGCAGCATCGCAGTCGGCTGCTCGGCGAGGACCACCCGGACACCCTGCAGTCGGCGCACTACCTGGGCTCCGACCTGTATGAACTCGGCGAGCGCGAGAAGGCCCGCGACATCAACGAGGAGGTGTGGCGGCGGCGTCAGCGGGTGCTCGGCGAGACGCACCCCGACACGCTGCACTCCGCGCACCACCTCGCGTCCGACCTGTGCGACCTGGGTGAGTTGGAGCGGGCCCGGGAGCTGGAGCTGTGGGTCCTGGAGCAGCGGCGCCGGCGACTGGGCGAGGACCACCCGGACACCCTGCGCTCGAGGCACTACCTGGCCATCACGCTCCACCAGATGGGCGACTACACGCAGGCCCGGGAGCTCAACGAGGAGGTCTGGAACCGGCGGCGTCAGCTGCACGGCGACGACCACCCGGACACGCTCCGTTCGGCCTACAGCCTCGGGGACGATCTGGCCGCCCTCGGGGAGCACGCCCGCGCCCGCGAACTGCACCGCGACACCCTGGTACGGCGGCGCCGTGTGCTGGGCGAGGGCCACCCGGACACCAAGCGGTCGGCTCAGGCCTTGGCGGAGGTCCCGTCAGCGCCGTGA
- a CDS encoding pyridoxal phosphate-dependent aminotransferase codes for MVERNLTQEEVDALPFELNLSDGHAFRPWTPAESEMIAGSARFFTESDRRGGQRAEAEYIRRYLSLGSQSYLPDHFTGLMSYSASMAVEMVANLLRMRNLSAALIEPCFDNIADILKRHDIPLQPFPETAFTDGPAALERLLGTLTADVIFLVSPNNPTGTVVSEEAFNRVVEYCRTNGKLLVLDGCFRVYLSDDEVYDHYGILATSGIDCVVIEDTGKVWPAAELKAPFLSVSPNLVDAVSAMHSDFLLHLSPFTVRLITEFVNLAEADNGRYLRELVLKNRELFEKTVPASFLRTDDTRKLGLAWLKVERDDLDGEDVRKLLAERGVQVLSGERFYWASPHLGRQHLRMALLRDPDVVVRAGQVIAGLAEELGDGRSRR; via the coding sequence GTGGTCGAGCGCAATCTCACTCAGGAGGAGGTGGACGCGCTCCCGTTCGAGCTCAATCTGTCGGATGGTCACGCCTTCCGCCCCTGGACCCCCGCCGAATCCGAGATGATCGCCGGCTCGGCGCGCTTCTTCACGGAGTCCGACCGCCGGGGCGGGCAGCGGGCCGAGGCCGAGTACATACGCCGCTATCTCTCGCTCGGATCGCAGTCGTACCTCCCGGACCACTTCACCGGCCTGATGTCCTACTCCGCCTCGATGGCCGTGGAGATGGTCGCCAACCTGCTCCGCATGAGGAATCTCTCCGCGGCCCTGATCGAACCCTGCTTCGACAACATCGCCGACATCCTGAAGCGCCACGACATCCCCCTGCAGCCGTTCCCGGAGACGGCCTTCACAGACGGTCCGGCCGCGCTGGAGAGGCTGCTCGGCACCCTCACCGCGGATGTGATCTTCCTGGTGAGTCCGAACAACCCGACCGGCACCGTGGTGAGCGAAGAGGCGTTCAATCGGGTCGTCGAGTACTGCCGGACGAACGGCAAACTTCTCGTCCTCGACGGCTGCTTCCGGGTCTACCTGTCCGACGACGAGGTCTACGACCACTACGGCATCCTCGCCACGTCCGGCATCGACTGCGTCGTGATCGAGGACACCGGGAAGGTCTGGCCGGCGGCGGAGCTGAAGGCTCCCTTCCTCTCCGTCTCACCGAACCTGGTGGACGCCGTCTCGGCCATGCACTCGGACTTCCTCCTCCACCTCTCGCCCTTCACCGTCCGCCTGATCACCGAGTTCGTGAACCTCGCCGAGGCCGACAACGGCCGCTACCTCCGCGAACTCGTCCTGAAGAACCGCGAGCTCTTCGAGAAGACGGTCCCCGCATCCTTCCTGAGGACGGACGACACCCGGAAACTGGGCCTGGCCTGGCTGAAGGTGGAGCGGGACGACCTGGACGGCGAGGATGTCCGCAAGTTGCTGGCCGAACGCGGCGTCCAGGTCCTGTCGGGCGAGCGGTTCTACTGGGCGTCACCGCATCTGGGACGGCAGCACCTCCGCATGGCCCTCCTGCGCGACCCGGACGTCGTCGTCCGCGCCGGACAGGTGATCGCCGGTCTCGCCGAGGAGCTGGGCGACGGACGGTCACGGCGCTGA
- a CDS encoding chromosome partitioning protein: MPTPGVDLVAGAAVGYLVRKARRVSAGADVAADQVLDENMDALHELVSGAVGDDPALTRLLEQAGDGEVTERTTRRATDAIADMAEEDPAFATELAASVDRLQRHEAGLAPYNGIGTARDLRAETGGVVVAGNVSGGVTTGHHPSRPGPHEG; this comes from the coding sequence GTGCCCACACCCGGAGTGGACCTGGTGGCCGGAGCGGCGGTCGGATACCTCGTGCGCAAGGCGCGCAGAGTGAGTGCCGGAGCCGACGTCGCGGCGGATCAGGTGCTCGACGAGAACATGGACGCCCTCCACGAACTGGTCAGCGGAGCCGTCGGCGACGATCCCGCCCTGACCCGGCTGCTGGAGCAGGCCGGCGACGGCGAGGTGACGGAGCGCACGACACGGCGGGCGACGGACGCGATCGCCGACATGGCGGAGGAAGACCCCGCGTTCGCGACGGAGTTGGCCGCGTCCGTCGACCGTCTGCAGCGTCACGAAGCCGGCCTGGCGCCGTACAACGGAATCGGCACGGCACGTGACCTCCGGGCCGAGACAGGCGGAGTCGTGGTCGCGGGCAACGTCTCGGGAGGAGTGACCACCGGCCACCACCCTTCCCGGCCGGGGCCGCACGAGGGCTAA
- a CDS encoding phosphotransferase family protein, with protein MDEVEVVVAHSERATLRVGDVFLKVDADPARLDAEVEAMSLAPVPTPEVLWRQPVVLATAAVRGTTLGRLGGPSTGSPAAWAAAGAAIRTLHDAPLPPRPGRAGRSIAALSAELDAECEALVVNGFLPADLVARNREVAEAALRPWTPAFTHGDLQIAHVFVEDDQVVGIIDWSEAGQGDALYDLATFTLGHEEHLEDVLAGYGTDVDRDVIRAWWSVRSLLAVRWLIEHGFDAAAPGCEIDVLRSRM; from the coding sequence ATGGACGAGGTCGAAGTCGTCGTGGCCCATTCCGAACGGGCGACCCTGCGCGTCGGTGACGTGTTCCTGAAGGTGGACGCCGACCCGGCGCGCCTGGACGCGGAAGTCGAGGCGATGTCCCTCGCGCCGGTCCCGACACCTGAGGTCCTGTGGCGCCAGCCGGTCGTACTCGCCACGGCCGCCGTCCGCGGGACGACGCTCGGACGCCTCGGCGGTCCCTCGACCGGGTCACCGGCGGCGTGGGCCGCCGCGGGCGCCGCCATCCGGACGCTGCACGACGCGCCGCTGCCACCTCGGCCGGGCCGCGCGGGACGGAGTATCGCCGCCCTGTCGGCGGAACTCGACGCCGAGTGCGAAGCGCTCGTCGTGAACGGCTTCCTGCCGGCCGACCTTGTCGCACGCAACCGCGAGGTCGCCGAGGCCGCGCTGCGCCCGTGGACGCCCGCCTTCACGCACGGCGACCTGCAGATCGCGCACGTCTTCGTGGAGGACGACCAGGTCGTGGGCATCATCGACTGGTCCGAGGCGGGGCAGGGCGACGCGCTGTACGACCTCGCCACGTTCACCCTCGGACACGAGGAGCACCTCGAGGACGTGCTCGCCGGATACGGCACCGACGTCGATCGCGACGTGATCCGGGCGTGGTGGTCGGTGCGGAGCCTGCTGGCGGTGCGGTGGCTGATCGAGCACGGCTTCGACGCCGCAGCGCCGGGCTGCGAGATCGACGTACTGAGATCCCGGATGTGA
- a CDS encoding SMI1/KNR4 family protein, translating to MDLLREHAPADHAELPGPATEEMLAAAEERMGVRLHPDLRAWLLRNNLDLPEEEADDDVQCCGFAGFPDEGRFFLGIRAMEGLYANRWRPEGFDPPDGPDHPFWRNEWIPFQSDQDGWSGKFVDVRDGRVGSWFVGESTITGEYASLAHYFDSVAQLLTRIAAGDHPVCEVAEGRLVWS from the coding sequence ATGGATCTCCTCCGGGAGCACGCCCCGGCCGATCACGCCGAGCTGCCCGGCCCCGCGACGGAGGAGATGCTGGCGGCCGCGGAAGAGCGGATGGGAGTCCGGCTCCACCCGGACCTGCGGGCGTGGTTGCTGCGGAACAACCTGGATCTTCCTGAGGAGGAAGCCGACGACGACGTGCAGTGTTGTGGCTTCGCCGGGTTCCCGGACGAGGGACGGTTCTTTCTGGGCATCCGGGCCATGGAGGGGCTGTACGCGAACCGCTGGAGGCCGGAGGGGTTCGACCCTCCGGACGGGCCGGACCATCCCTTCTGGCGCAATGAGTGGATCCCCTTCCAGTCGGATCAGGATGGCTGGTCGGGGAAGTTCGTCGATGTGCGGGACGGACGTGTCGGCAGCTGGTTCGTGGGCGAGAGCACGATCACGGGCGAGTACGCCTCACTGGCTCACTACTTCGACTCCGTGGCACAGCTGCTGACGCGGATCGCGGCCGGCGACCACCCGGTCTGTGAGGTGGCCGAAGGGCGACTCGTGTGGTCGTGA